In a genomic window of Polyodon spathula isolate WHYD16114869_AA chromosome 21, ASM1765450v1, whole genome shotgun sequence:
- the LOC121296635 gene encoding fatty acid synthase-like, whose amino-acid sequence MEDIVIAGISGRLPESDNLEEFWENLINGVDMVTEDDRRWKPGLYGLPCRNGKLKEISKFDASFFGVHPKQAHTMDPQLRLMMEISYEAIVDGGINPVAMRGSNTGVYIGVSGSEAAEAFSRDPEELLGYSMTGCQRAMFANRLSYFFDFNGPSTAIDTACSSSLLALENAFQAIRHGQCDSALVGGVNLLLKPNTSVQFMKLGMLSPGGSCKSFDASGDGYCRSEAAVAVLLTKRSMARRVYATVLNAGNNTDGYKEQGVTFPSGEMQQRLVRSLYQEVRIAPEEVEYIEAHGTGTKVGDPQEVNGIVGVFCQSEREPLLIGSTKSNMGHPEPASGLAALAKVVLSLEHGVWAPNIHYNTPNTDIPALTDGRLRVVSEPIPVRGGIVGINSFGFGGSNVHVILRPPSARPLRPSQSLALPRLLQVCGRTEEAVSTLIQQGRNHADDATFLSMLNEVSAVPTAAMPYRGYTLIGSESDITEIQQNQATPRPLWYICSGMGTQWAGMGRSLMQLAEFRESILRSDQALKDTGLQVSQLLMEADDSTFEDTVHAFVGLAAIQIAQIDMLSKLGLQPDGIVGHSVGELACGYADGSLSHSEAILAAYWRGRSIKEAKLPPGGMAAVGLTWEECKAQCPQGVVPACHNAEDTVTISGPQEAVSQFVAKLKEEGVFAKEVRSAGVAFHSYYMASIAPSLLDALKKVIKNPKERSPRWISTSIPQSNWESPLARLSSAEYHVNNLVSPVLFQEGLNLVPDNAVVVEIAPHALLQAILKRSLKTTCSILPLMKRGHANNLEFFLSHIGKVYMSGIDVDCNKLYPPVEYPAPIGTPLISPHIVWDHSQTWDVPSIEHFPAGSGGSSSATVYNIDMNPESPDSYMIGHCIDGRVLYPATGYLVLAWRTLMRTFGAVMEQTPVMFEDVTIHRATILPKTGSVQLEVRLMPASNKFEVSENGNLAVSGKVSLLEEAVLNNFRNQMDVPPEGRDCNPKLRLTSSEIYKELRLRGYDYGKTFQGILESNNAGDRGKLLWNGNWVTFLDTMLQMIVVGLSGRSLRLPTRIRSVCVDPRLHEERVRDYAEDKKAADVVVNRCLDNIVAGGVLICGLHATVAPRRQQQQTPPTLEEFRFVPYVETECLRGSEKLQDGLGQCKGLILKLQRKLAQQGVKLAIPGLEQVAGGVSVSQSGKGLLHLLSVLCKLELNGNLHSELEQTVERERGCLGEDPLLNGLLDSPALRTCLDTALENSSPGRMKILEVFSSDGRLFSRIVPLLNIQPMLQLDYTATDLTSDLLTAHQSDLEALGVSVAQWDPSSSPAPGNLGGMDLLVCNSPASPLRNPSDVISNLASAVKEGGFVLLHTLLKGDTLGETISFLTAHNQEQGLFSQTKWKEVFSQSSLHVVALKRSFYGSAIFLCRRQAPKKVPIFLPVDEADYKWVERLKSTLAEPSDYPIWLTASSRGDSGIVGMVNCLKQEPGGNRIRSVFVSNLDPSSTTPSLAPTHKDMHAVLLRDLTMNVYRDGQWGAFRHTLLQTDLSVEQTELAYVNVLTRGDLSSLRWIVSPLRHFKPTNPSVQLCQVYFASLNFRDIMLATGKLPPDAIPGDIALQQCMLGMEFSGRDPSGKRVMGLLPAKGLATVVDSDKRFLWDVPTSWSLEEAASVPVAYATAYYSLVVRGRLRSGESVLIHSGSGGVGQAAIAIALSRGCRVFTTVGSAEKRSYLQERFPQLDKDSFANSRDITFEQHVLRATSGRGVDLVLNSLAEEKLQASLRCLARHGRFLEIGKYDLSNNSPLGMALFLKNVAFHGILLDALFEEGNQEWEEVSELLQEGIRSKVVKPLRTTVFKRDQVEDAFRYMAQGKHIGKVVLQVRSEEGGAPAQESSLSAISRTSCPASHSYIITGGLGGFGLELAHWLTERGARKLVLTSRSGIRNGYQAKRVREWQEMGVQVLVSTSDVSTLKGTQRLIKEACQLGPVGGIFHLAMVLKDGMLENLTPQHFLDVNKPKYSGTIHLDRVTREKCPELSYFVVFSSVSCGRGNAGQSNYGFANSTMERICEQRQHDGFPGLAVQWGAIGDVGVVLETMGGNDAVIGGTLPQRIGSCMEVLDRFLNQPHPVMSSFVLAEKAVTVKGEGAGQRDLVEAVAHILGVRDVSNLNADATLSDLGLDSLMGVEVRQMLERDYDIVMAMREIRQLTINKLRELSSKQSSPEESRPDPLKTAGPAGLTDQDLTILLVNPDGPTVTCLNEVENTERPLFLVHPIEGSITAFRTLTSKLSVPCYGLQCTKAAPLDSIQSLASYYLECVRQVQPEGPYRIAGYSFGACVAFEMCSQLQAAQLSPRPVECLFLFDGSHSYVAAYTQSYRAKLTPGNESEAETEALCAFIQQFTGAEYNKLLEIMLPLSDLESRVNIAVDLITASHKSMSRDSLRFAASSFYYKLKAADQYVPASKYHGNVTLLRAKTSSEYGDKLGGDYRLHEVCDGKVSVHVIDGDHRTFLEGEGVDSITGIIHSSLAEPRVSAREG is encoded by the exons ATGGAAGACATTGTAATAGCTGGGATATCAGGGAGACTTCCTGAGTCAGACAACCTTGAGGAATTCTGGGAAAACCTCATCAATGGAGTTGACATGGTAACAGAAGATGACAGGAGGTGGAAACCAG GACTCTATGGTCTGCCATGTCGGAATGGGAAGCTGAAGGAGATCAGCAAATTTGATGCCTCGTTTTTTGGAGTCCATCCCAAACAGGCCCACACCATGGACCCTCAGCTCAGACTGATGATGGAGATCTCCTACGAAGCCATCGTGGATGGAG GTATCAACCCGGTTGCCATGCGCGGTTCCAACACTGGTGTCTACATTGGCGTCAGCGGGTCGGAAGCAGCTGAGGCCTTCAGCCGGGACCCGGAGGAGCTGCTGGGGTACAGCATGACCGGGTGCCAGCGCGCCATGTTCGCCAACAGGCTCTCCTACTTCTTCGACTTCAATG GCCCGAGCACCGCCATTGACACAGCCTGCTCCTCCAGTCTGCTCGCCCTGGAGAACGCCTTCCAGGCCATTCGCCACGGGCAGTGTGACTCCGCCCTGGTGGGAGGGGTCAACCTGCTgctcaaacccaacacctccGTGCAGTTCATGAAGCTGGGCATGCTCAGTCCGGGGGGCTCCTGCAAGTCCTTCGATGCTTCAG GTGACGGATACTGTCGTTCTGAAGCCGCAGTGGCTGTCCTGCTGACCAAGAGATCGATGGCCAGGCGGGTCTACGCCACAGTCCTCAATGCCGGCAACAACACAGATGGGTACAAAGAGCAAG GCGTGACATTCCCCTCAGGAGAGATGCAGCAGCGCTTGGTTCGGTCGCTGTACCAGGAAGTGCGCATCGCCCCAGAGGAGGTGGAGTACATCGAGGCACATGGCACAGGAACCAAG gtcgGCGACCCTCAGGAAGTGAACGGGATTGTGGGTGTTTTCTGCCAGTCGGAACGCGAGCCTCTCCTGATTGGCTCCACCAAGTCCAACATGGGCCACCCAGAGCCTGCCTCTGGACTGGCAGCTTTGGCCAAG GTGGTGCTGTCTCTTGAACACGGGGTGTGGGCCCCCAACATCCACTACAACACTCCCAACACTGACATCCCGGCTCTGACAGACGGCAGGCTGAGGGTGGTCTCAGAGCCAATCCCCGTGCGAGGGGGCATTGTGGGCATCAACTCCTTCGGGTTCGGGGGGTCCAACGTGCATGTGATCCTGCGCCCCCCCAGCGCACGGCCCCTCCGCCCATCGCAGAGCCTCGCGCTGCCCCGATTGCTCCAGGTCTGCGGCAGGACAGAGGAGGCAGTGAGCACGCTCATCCAGCAGGGCAGGAACCACGCTGACGACGCCACCTTTCTGAGCATGCTCAATGAGGTGTCGGCAGTGCCCACTGCCGCCATGCCGTACAGAGGGTACACTCTGATTGGCAGCGAGTCAGACATCACAGAGATCCAGCAAAACCAGGCCACTCCCAGGCCTCTCTGGTACATCTGCTCAG GTATGGGCACGCAGTGGGCAGGCATGGGACGCAGCCTGATGCAGCTGGCTGAGTTTCGTGAGTCGATCTTGCGCTCGGACCAGGCTCTGAAGGACACGGGGCTACAGGTCTCCCAGCTCCTCATGGAAGCCGATGACAGCACCTTCGAGGACACTGTGCATGCCTTCGTGGGCCTGGCAGCCATCCAG ATCGCTCAAATTGACATGCTGAGCAAGCTGGGTCTGCAGCCGGACGGCATTGTGGGACACTCGGTGGGGGAGCTGGCGTGCGGCTACGCGGACGGGTCTCTGAGCCACAGTGAAGCCATCCTCGCAGCCTACTGGAGAGGCCGCAGCATCAAGGAGGCAAAGCTGCCCCCCGGGGGCATGGCCGCAGTGG GCCTGACGTGGGAGGAGTGTAAGGCGCAGTGTCCGCAGGGTGTGGTCCCGGCCTGTCACAACGCAGAGGACACTGTCACCATCTCAGGACCACAG GAGGCGGTGAGCCAGTTTGTTGCTAAGCTGAAGGAAGAGGGCGTCTTTGCCAAGGAGGTGCGCAGTGCCGGGGTAGCTTTCCACTCATACTACATGGCCTCCATCGCCCCCTCCCTGCTCGATGCACTCAAGAAG GTGATAAAGAACCCGAAGGAGCGCTCCCCTCGCTGGATCAGCACCTCCATCCCACAGTCAAACTGGGAGAGCCCCCTGGCGCGGCTCTCCTCGGCTGAGTACCACGTCAACAACCTGGTGAGCCCTGTGCTGTTCCAGGAGGGCCTGAACCTGGTGCCGGACAACGCCGTCGTCGTGGAGATCGCCCCACACGCTCTGCTGCAG GCAATCCTAAAACGCAGTTTGAAGACCACTTGCTCCATCCTTCCTCTGATGAAGAGAGGACACGCCAACAACCTGGAGTTCTTCCTGTCTCACATCGGCAAGGTCTACATGAGCGG GATTGACGTGGACTGTAACAAGCTGTACCCCCCTGTGGAGTACCCCGCCCCCATCGGAACCCCCCTGATCTCCCCCCACATTGTCTGGGATCACAGCCAGACCTGGGACGTCCCGAGCATCGAACATTTCCCAGCAGGCTCTGGGGGGTCCAGCTCCGCGACTGTCTATAACATTG ATATGAACCCGGAATCTCCAGACTCGTACATGATTGGCCACTGTATTGATGGGCGTGTCCTGTACCCAGCCACGGGCTACCTGGTCCTGGCCTGGAGAACGCTGATGCGGACCTTCGGAGCCGTCATGGAGCAGACCCCTGTGATGTTTGAAGATGTGACCATCCACCGGGCCACCATCCTCCCCAAGACAG GCTCAGTGCAGCTGGAAGTGCGCCTCATGCCAGCTTCAAACAAATTCGAGGTGTCTGAGAATGGCAATCTGGCTGTCAGTG GAAAGGTTAGCCTTCTGGAGGAGGCCGTCCTGAACAACTTCCGAAACCAGATGGACGTCCCCCCTGAGGGCAGAGATTGCAACCCCAAACTGCGCCTGACCTCCAGCGAGATCTACAAGGAGCTACGCCTTCGAGGCTATGACTACGGCAAGACCTTCCAGGGCATCCTGGAGTCCAACAACGCAG GTGACCGCGGGAAACTGCTGTGGAATGGGAACTGGGTGACCTTCCTGGACACCATGCTGCAGATGATTGTGGTGGGGCTGTCCGGACGCAGCCTGCGTCTGCCCACGCGAATCCGCTCCGTCTGCGTGGACCCCAGGCTGCACGAGGAGAGGGTGCGAGACTACGCTGAGGACAAGAAAG CGGCGGATGTTGTCGTCAACCGTTGCCTCGACAACATTGTGGCGGGCGGAGTTCTGATCTGCGGCCTCCATGCGACTGTGGCACCTCGTCGCCAACAGCAACAGACCCCGCCCACGCTTGAGGAGTTCCGCTTCGTGCCGTATGTGGAGACAGAGTGCCTGAGGGGCAGCGAGAAGCTGCAAGACGGGCTGGGACAGTGCAAAGGGCTCATTCTGAAGCTACAGAGGAAGCTGGCTCAGCAGGGGGTGAAGCTGGCAATCCCAGGGCTGGAGCAGGTGGCAGGAGGGGTGTCTGTGTCTCAGTCAGGGAAGGGTCTCCTGCACCTCCTCTCAGTGCTGTGCAAGCTGGAGCTGAATGGGAACCTGCACTCAGAGCTGGAGCAGACTGTGGAGCGCGAGAGGGGCTGCCTGGGAGAGGACCCCCTGCTGAACGGGCTGCTGGACTCCCCCGCCCTGCGAACCTGCCTGGACACCGCACTGGAGAACAGCAGCCCCGGACGCATGAAGATCCTTGAG GTTTTTTCTAGCGATGGCCGCTTGTTTTCCCGGATCGTCCCCCTCCTCAATATCCAGCCCATGCTGCAGCTTGACTACACCGCCACGGACCTGACCTCCGACCTTCTGACAGCCCACCAGAGCGATCTGGAGGCGCTGGGGGTCTCAGTGGCTCAGTGGGACCCAAGCAGCAGCCCGGCTCCCGGGAACCTGGGTGGCATGGACCTGCTGGTGTGTAACAGTCCAGCCAGTCCCCTGCGCAACCCCTCCGATGTGATTTCCAACCTGGCGTCCGCAGTAAAGGAGGGTGGCTTCGTGTTGCTGCACACCCTGCTGAAGGGAGACACGCTGGGGGAAACCATCAGCTTCCTCACCGCCCACAACCAAGAGCAAGGGCTCTTCTCACAG ACCAAGTGGAAGGAGGTGTTCAGCCAGTCCTCTCTCCACGTGGTCGCCCTGAAGAGGTCCTTCTATGGCTCCGCCATCTTCCTGTGTCGTCGGCAGGCCCCAAAGAAGGTGCCCATCTTCCTGCCTGTCGACGAGGCTGACTACAAGTGGGTGGAACGCCTCAAG TCCACCCTTGCTGAGCCCTCGGACTACCCAATCTGGCTCACAGCGAGCAGTCGTGGAGACTCTGGAATTGTAGGTATGGTGAACTGCCTGAAACAGGAGCCTGGAGGAAACCGGATACG CTCTGTGTTTGTATCAAACCTGGACCCCTCATCGACCACGCCCTCTCTCGCTCCCACCCACAAGGACATGCACGCCGTCCTCCTCCGTGACCTCACAATGAACGTCTACCGCGACGGCCAATGGGGCGCCTTCAGACACACTCTGCTGCAGACAG ATCTGAGTGTGGAACAGACTGAGCTGGCTTATGTAAATGTGTTGACCCGCGGTGACCTCTCCTCTCTGCGCTGGATAGTCTCGCCCCTGCGCCACTTCAAACCCACCAATCCCAGTGTGCAGCTCTGCCAGGTCTACTTTGCTTCACTCAACTTCAGAGACATCATGCTGGCCACTGGCAAACTGCCCCCCGATGCCATCCCAG GTGACATTGCACTTCAGCAGTGCATGCTGGGAATGGAGTTCTCGGGTCGTGACCCCAGCGGGAAGCGTGTGATGGGGCTGCTCCCAGCGAAGGGACTGGCGACAGTCGTGGACTCGGACAAGAGGTTCCTGTGGGACGTCCCCACCAGCTG GTCGCTGGAGGAGGCTGCCTCTGTCCCTGTGGCTTATGCCACTGCCTATTACTCCCTGGTGGTGCGGGGTCGGCTGCGCAGCGGGGAGAGCGTGCTTATTCACTCGGGCTCAGGAGGAGTCGGCCAGGCAGCCATCGCTATCGCCCTGAGCAGAGGCTGCAGAGTCTTCACCACCGTGG GTTCAGCAGAGAAACGTTCCTACCTCCAAGAGAGGTTCCCCCAGCTGGACAAAGACTCCTTTGCCAACTCCAGAGACATCACCTTCGAGCAGCACGTCCTGCGAGCCACCAGTGGGAGGG GTGTTGATCTGGTGCTGAATTCCCTGGCTGAAGAGAAGTTACAGGCCAGTCTGCGCTGTCTGGCTCGTCACGGACGATTCCTAGAGATCGGCAAATACGACCTGTCCAATAACAGCCCTCTGG GCATGGCTCTGTTCCTGAAGAATGTGGCGTTCCACGGGATCCTGCTGGATGCGCTCTTTGAGGAGGGGAACCAGGAGTGGGAGGAGGTCTcggagctgctgcaggagggGATCCGCAGCAAGGTGGTCAAACCGCTCCGGACCACCGTCTTCAAGAGAGACCAGGTGGAGGACGCCTTCCGCTACATGGCTCAGGGCAAGCACATCGGCAAGGTGGTGCTTCAG gttcgATCGGAGGAAGGCGGGGCCCCAGCTCAGGAGAGCTCCCTCTCCGCCATCTCACGCACCTCCTGCCCCGCCTCCCACTCTTACATCATCACCGGCGGGCTGGGCGGCTTCGGCCTAGAGCTTGCTCATTGGCTGACAGAGCGAGGGGCTCGCAAACTGGTGCTGACATCACGATCCGGTATACGCAATG GGTACCAGGCGAAGAGGGTCAGAGAGTGGCAGGAGATGGGGGTCCAGGTCCTGGTCTCCACCAGTGACGTCAGCACCCTGAAAGGAACGCAGAGGCTCATCAAAGAAGCATGCCAGCTGGGACCAGTAGGGGGTATCTTTCACCTTGCCATG GTTCTGAAAGACGGCATGTTAGAGAACCTGACCCCACAGCActtcctggatgtaaacaaacccaAGTACAGCGGCACCATTCACCTGGACAG GGTGACCCGCGAGAAGTGCCCGGAGCTGAGCTATTTCGTGGTGTTCTCGTCGGTGAGCTGCGGCCGTGGCAACGCCGGGCAGAGCAACTACGGCTTTGCTAACTCCACCATGGAGCGCATCTGCGAACAGAGACAGCACGACGGCTTCCCTGGCCTGGCAGTGCAGTGGGGCGCCATCGGGGACGTGGGCGTGGTCTTGGAGACGATGGGCGGGAATGATGCTGTGATTGGCGGCACCCTACCACAGCGGATTGGCTCCTGCATGGAGGTGCTGGACCGCTTCCTGAACCAGCCCCACCCTGTCATGTCCAGCTTTGTGCTGGCGGAGAAAGCCGTGACTGTGAAGGGTGAAGGGGCTGGCCAGAGAGACCTAGTGGAGGCAGTGGCTCACATCCTGG GAGTGCGAGACGTGAGCAATCTGAACGCGGACGCCACACTATCTGACCTGGGCCTCGACTCACTGATGGGCGTGGAGGTGCGGCAGATGCTGGAGCGCGACTATGACATTGTCATGGCGATGAGGGAGATCCGCCAGCTCACCATCAACAAGCTTCGGGAGCTATCCAGCAAGCAGAGCAGCccagagg AGTCCAGGCCGGATCCCCTAAAGACGGCGGGCCCCGCTGGTCTCACAGACCAGGACCTCACCATCCTGCTGGTGAACCCTGACGGGCCAACCGTGACGTGTCTCAATGAGGTGGAGAACACAGAGCGCCCCCTCTTCCTTGTGCACCCCATCGAGGGCTCCATCACTGCCTTCCGCACCCTCACCTCCAAGCTCAGCGTGCCCTGCTATGGCCTGCAGTGCACTAAAG CCGCTCCACTGGACAGCATTCAGAGCCTGGCCTCCTACTACCTGGAGTGTGTGCGGCAGGTGCAGCCGGAGGGGCCGTATCGCATCGCTGGGTACTCGTTTGGGGCCTGTGTGGCCTTCGAGATGTGCTCCCAGCTCCAGGCAGCCCAGCTCTCCCCCCGCCCAGTCGAGTGCCTCTTCCTCTTTGACGGCTCTCATTCCTACGTGGCAGCGTACACACAG AGTTACCGAGCAAAGTTAACCCCTGGCAATGAATCGGAGGCAGAAACGGAAGCACTCTGTGCGTTCATTCAACAGTTTACCGGTGCTGAATATAACAAG CTCCTGGAGATCATGCTGCCCCTATCAGACCTGGAGTCTCGCGTCAACATCGCCGTGGACCTCATCACAGCCAGCCACAAGAGCATGAGCCGAGATTCCCTGCGCTTCGCCGCTTCCTCCTTCTACTACAAGCTGAAAGCGGCCGACCAGTACGTTCCAGCCAGCAAGTACCACGGCAACGTCACCCTGCTGAGGGCCAAGACCAGCAGCGAGTATGGGGACAAGCTGGGGGGAGACTACCGGCTCCACGAG